The following are encoded in a window of Flavobacterium cupriresistens genomic DNA:
- a CDS encoding ABC transporter permease, translating to MISNWFKIFIYHLKQNKLFSFLNVLGLSIGIASIIFAILYWNNEHSYDQWNPEKENTYMVLNKIGRTGDTWGSNSIPFGETCKATIPEIEKVCFFNTWYDEDIIKYKSQKLLVKKITTSDENFFDFFPFEILKGPKQNILKEKNSVAVSEDQAKLLFKDEDPIGKSITYGGANYTVKSIYRITRPSSIEPNYVFSGVKREGDLNSWGNFNYGLLIKIKKTADASLVLKKMQNVNYINRTLKDAKENGQTPEQYLKENGEIKVIIDQLKTSRLYGTKSAAGQNYPEGIGNLKLLYIMGGLSLLILVLSLVNYINLATASAIKRAKEVGVRKIVGASKSQIMRQFIFETAIIVLLAILFALAIVELSLPYYNTFLNKNLTMNGSEFYLQLIFIFGLVIVCAGIFPAIYISNFETLKVLKGNFSRSKSGIWVRNSMLIFQFGIATFFIIGALIVNAQVDYMTNKDLGFSGDQIISIPFNKPDRLRRTEQYLTAKQEIKKIPGVIDVSTFAGTFGGSTSSSSGFKHNGIFVQPRNVEMDFGFLDMMKIKIVKGRDLSPQFASDTVSNMLMNETLVKALNIKDPINTIITSGWGNEKGNLKFKIVGVVKDFNVSGLQNKIPPMVFINLKTLKWNNFNNILVRVSPNNMTETLDQLRMYWNKNVNPDYPFDYEFVNKGFAKTFEEHVKQKNLFFILNMVVIIIAIFGLFALASFSMERRLKEIAIRKTLGAETDILLKELSKQYIFYCLLGFAIGIIPAYVLLQKWLEDFAFRIGISFVPFSIALLSLLVLTLLIVLTKAYQVTKIDILKYLKYE from the coding sequence ATGATTTCTAACTGGTTCAAAATATTTATTTATCATTTAAAGCAAAACAAATTGTTTTCGTTTTTGAATGTTTTAGGGTTAAGCATTGGAATTGCGAGCATTATTTTCGCCATTTTATATTGGAATAATGAACATTCTTATGATCAATGGAATCCCGAAAAAGAAAACACTTACATGGTACTGAACAAGATTGGCAGAACAGGCGATACCTGGGGTTCAAACTCCATTCCGTTTGGAGAAACCTGTAAAGCCACAATTCCCGAAATTGAAAAAGTATGTTTTTTTAATACTTGGTACGATGAGGATATTATTAAGTACAAGAGTCAAAAATTATTGGTTAAAAAAATCACTACCAGTGATGAGAATTTTTTTGATTTTTTTCCTTTCGAAATCTTAAAAGGTCCTAAACAAAATATTCTAAAAGAGAAAAATAGTGTTGCGGTTTCAGAAGATCAGGCCAAACTGCTTTTTAAGGATGAAGATCCTATCGGTAAATCTATCACATATGGAGGCGCAAATTATACTGTAAAATCTATATACCGCATTACCAGACCCTCTTCAATAGAACCAAATTATGTGTTTAGCGGGGTAAAAAGAGAAGGTGATCTAAACAGCTGGGGGAATTTTAATTATGGTTTACTGATCAAAATTAAAAAAACCGCGGACGCATCTCTTGTTTTGAAGAAAATGCAAAACGTAAATTATATAAACAGAACTTTAAAAGATGCAAAGGAAAACGGACAAACTCCTGAGCAGTATCTAAAAGAAAATGGTGAAATAAAAGTAATAATCGATCAGTTAAAAACGTCTCGATTATATGGCACAAAAAGCGCAGCAGGCCAAAACTATCCTGAAGGTATCGGTAATCTGAAATTACTTTATATCATGGGAGGTTTGTCTCTTTTGATTCTGGTTTTATCATTGGTAAATTATATCAATTTAGCAACCGCATCAGCAATCAAACGTGCTAAAGAAGTAGGTGTACGTAAAATTGTCGGGGCTTCAAAAAGTCAGATCATGAGGCAATTTATATTTGAAACGGCAATCATTGTTCTTTTAGCCATTTTGTTTGCCTTGGCCATTGTAGAACTTTCACTACCTTACTATAATACCTTCTTAAACAAAAATTTGACTATGAATGGTAGCGAATTTTATCTGCAACTCATTTTTATTTTTGGATTAGTAATTGTCTGTGCAGGTATTTTTCCCGCCATTTATATTTCAAATTTTGAAACCCTAAAAGTTTTAAAAGGGAATTTTTCAAGAAGCAAAAGTGGTATCTGGGTTCGAAATTCGATGCTTATTTTTCAATTCGGAATCGCAACATTTTTCATCATTGGTGCCTTAATTGTCAATGCACAGGTTGATTATATGACAAACAAAGATCTTGGATTTAGTGGTGATCAGATAATTTCCATTCCGTTTAACAAACCGGATCGCTTGAGAAGAACAGAGCAGTATTTGACAGCAAAGCAGGAAATCAAAAAAATACCCGGCGTTATAGATGTTTCCACATTTGCCGGTACTTTTGGAGGAAGCACAAGCTCCAGTTCGGGATTTAAACACAATGGTATTTTTGTACAGCCACGAAATGTCGAAATGGATTTTGGCTTCCTGGATATGATGAAAATTAAAATCGTAAAAGGACGTGATTTATCTCCTCAATTTGCCTCTGACACGGTAAGCAATATGCTTATGAATGAAACATTGGTTAAAGCTTTAAATATAAAAGATCCTATAAATACAATTATAACATCGGGTTGGGGAAATGAAAAAGGCAATCTGAAGTTTAAAATTGTTGGAGTTGTAAAAGATTTTAATGTAAGCGGCTTACAAAATAAAATTCCGCCAATGGTCTTTATCAACCTTAAAACTTTAAAATGGAATAATTTTAATAATATTCTGGTAAGAGTTTCTCCAAATAATATGACCGAAACATTAGACCAATTAAGAATGTATTGGAATAAAAATGTAAACCCGGATTATCCTTTTGATTATGAATTTGTAAACAAAGGTTTTGCTAAAACATTTGAGGAACATGTAAAACAAAAAAATCTCTTCTTTATTCTAAATATGGTTGTAATTATAATTGCGATCTTCGGATTGTTCGCTTTGGCATCCTTTTCGATGGAGAGAAGATTAAAAGAAATTGCCATCAGAAAAACATTAGGAGCTGAAACTGACATTTTATTGAAAGAATTATCCAAACAATATATTTTTTACTGTTTATTAGGTTTTGCAATTGGAATTATTCCCGCCTATGTTTTACTGCAAAAGTGGCTAGAAGATTTCGCTTTCCGAATCGGAATTTCATTTGTTCCCTTTAGTATTGCCTTACTTTCTTTGTTGGTTTTAACACTCCTGATTGTTTTAACCAAAGCCTATCAAGTCACCAAAATAGATATATTGAAGTATTTAAAATACGAATAG
- a CDS encoding ABC transporter ATP-binding protein encodes MITIENLTKVFRTEEVETSALSGISLTIKKGDFLTIMGPSGCGKSTLLNIIGLLDSASEGSYKLLDQEMIGLKEKGRAQVRKENIGFIFQNFNLIDELSVYDNIELPLLYNNVKAADRKPKIEAIAEKLNISHRLKHFPQQLSGGQQQRVAVARALVNDPKIILADEPTGNLDSKNGNEVMELLTDLHAKGATILMVTHSDYDASFSQKTIHMKDGVIFSEKLNQRNVDVFMDAK; translated from the coding sequence ATGATAACTATTGAAAATTTAACCAAAGTTTTTAGAACCGAAGAAGTAGAAACCTCTGCTCTAAGCGGCATTAGCTTAACCATTAAAAAAGGAGATTTTTTAACTATTATGGGGCCTTCGGGTTGTGGCAAATCGACTTTACTAAATATAATAGGATTACTGGACAGCGCCTCTGAAGGAAGTTATAAATTACTGGATCAGGAAATGATCGGCTTAAAAGAAAAAGGAAGAGCGCAGGTTCGCAAAGAAAATATTGGTTTTATTTTTCAAAATTTCAATTTAATTGATGAGCTTTCAGTTTACGACAATATCGAATTGCCTTTGCTTTACAACAATGTAAAAGCTGCTGACAGAAAACCAAAGATTGAAGCCATTGCAGAAAAACTAAATATCTCGCACCGTTTAAAACACTTTCCGCAACAACTTTCAGGAGGTCAACAACAAAGGGTTGCCGTAGCGAGAGCCTTAGTAAACGACCCTAAAATTATTCTTGCCGATGAGCCAACGGGAAATTTGGACAGTAAAAACGGCAATGAAGTAATGGAACTTTTAACAGATTTGCACGCTAAAGGCGCTACAATTCTGATGGTTACCCACTCTGATTATGATGCTTCTTTTTCGCAAAAAACAATTCACATGAAGGATGGGGTTATCTTCTCTGAAAAATTAAATCAGAGAAATGTTGATGTTTTTATGGACGCTAAATAA
- a CDS encoding efflux RND transporter periplasmic adaptor subunit: MDTVIPRKNRKFRNLTILIGVFLVLAALFFYSFSTKRSLNVKANELTVQQVEKAFFEDFVVFQAKVEPLNVMLVNVTEGGSVKEIFVENGAMVTKGQSLARLYNPNTELNYLTQETAIIEQINNLNTGKLNIRNQELNLTKDLVLIEHDYNDAKRLYDMNSKLFAKDVISKNDWNTFKEGLRFQEERKKTIQQSIQKEKASNQVQISQINLSIQTMERSLDILRNNKKNFLITAPESGRLTSFEPVLGKTFQAGASIGKIDSKKGYKLIADVDEFYLEKVREGLKGQVEFKGQNLEVLVTKVIPEVKSGHFTVELAFTSKEKITLQDGLSFGVKLILSEKNKTLVISKGSFNQETAGKWIFVVKGNKAERRNIKLGRENPSYYEVLEGLKEGESVITSSYTDYKDVEELSISTE; the protein is encoded by the coding sequence ATGGACACAGTAATCCCTCGTAAAAATAGAAAATTTAGAAACCTCACAATACTAATTGGTGTTTTTTTAGTTTTGGCAGCACTCTTCTTTTATTCGTTTAGCACTAAAAGAAGTCTAAACGTAAAAGCAAATGAACTGACTGTGCAACAAGTTGAAAAAGCTTTTTTTGAAGACTTCGTTGTTTTTCAAGCCAAAGTAGAACCTTTGAATGTGATGCTTGTAAATGTAACCGAGGGAGGATCGGTAAAAGAGATTTTTGTAGAAAATGGCGCTATGGTTACTAAAGGACAATCTTTGGCCCGCTTGTACAACCCAAATACTGAACTGAACTATCTAACTCAGGAAACAGCCATTATTGAGCAAATCAACAATCTAAATACAGGTAAACTGAATATTAGAAATCAGGAATTGAACTTAACCAAGGATTTGGTTTTAATTGAACATGATTATAATGACGCCAAAAGATTGTATGATATGAACTCGAAATTGTTTGCCAAAGATGTGATTTCGAAAAATGACTGGAATACCTTTAAAGAGGGCTTGCGTTTTCAGGAAGAACGAAAAAAGACGATTCAGCAAAGTATTCAAAAAGAAAAGGCAAGCAATCAGGTTCAGATTTCACAAATCAACCTTTCGATACAAACCATGGAAAGAAGTCTTGATATCTTGCGAAACAACAAAAAGAACTTTTTGATCACAGCGCCTGAGTCCGGAAGACTGACTTCATTCGAACCTGTTCTGGGGAAAACATTTCAAGCTGGTGCCAGCATCGGAAAAATAGATTCTAAAAAAGGATACAAACTTATTGCTGATGTGGATGAGTTTTATCTGGAAAAAGTTCGTGAAGGCTTAAAAGGTCAGGTCGAATTTAAAGGGCAAAATCTTGAGGTTTTAGTAACCAAAGTTATTCCGGAAGTAAAAAGCGGTCATTTTACAGTAGAATTAGCTTTTACTTCTAAAGAAAAAATCACATTACAAGACGGCTTAAGTTTTGGAGTAAAACTAATTTTATCCGAGAAAAATAAAACTCTGGTCATTTCAAAAGGAAGCTTTAATCAGGAAACTGCCGGAAAATGGATTTTTGTAGTCAAAGGAAACAAAGCCGAAAGAAGAAATATTAAACTAGGACGCGAAAACCCTTCTTATTATGAAGTTTTGGAAGGTTTAAAAGAAGGCGAATCTGTGATTACTTCTTCTTATACAGATTATAAAGATGTTGAGGAATTATCGATTAGCACAGAGTAG
- a CDS encoding sigma-54-dependent transcriptional regulator, translating to MRKKLAQILIVDDQEEILFSAKMILKKHFETIFTTNSPKKIISILSENEINVVLLDMNYRIGFEDGREGIHWLKEIKTLSPQTVVILMTAFGKIDTAVEGIKIGAFDYVLKPWHNDKLLEIIDNAVVESRKNNKKTPNETIEKRYFVGTSVKIKQAYSIAEKVARTDANVLILGENGTGKYVFADFIHQNSERKKQPFVHVDLGSLSDSLFESELFGYAKGAFTDAKTDTPGRFEMASEGTIFLDEIGNIPLHLQAKLLHVLQTKTVTRLGESKARPLNVRIIAATNSDIKAEVKNKTFREDLLYRINTMEIHLPSLRERKDDIVPMADFILDKIAEKYQQENWRFEDNVAPYLEKYPWKGNIREMENKIERALILAENNTISVTDLDILDFDEPDETDDNPLFEMEKNAIEKALFKHNGNISKTAEELGLSRAALYRRIEKYDLKNL from the coding sequence ATGCGAAAAAAATTAGCTCAAATATTAATCGTTGACGATCAGGAAGAAATTCTTTTTTCGGCGAAAATGATTCTTAAAAAACATTTTGAAACCATTTTTACGACAAACAGCCCCAAAAAAATCATTTCAATTTTAAGTGAAAATGAAATTAATGTGGTTTTATTGGACATGAATTACCGAATTGGTTTTGAAGACGGACGCGAAGGGATTCACTGGCTCAAAGAAATTAAAACACTTTCGCCACAAACCGTTGTTATTTTAATGACAGCCTTTGGTAAAATTGATACGGCTGTTGAAGGGATCAAAATTGGTGCTTTCGATTATGTTTTAAAACCCTGGCACAATGATAAATTACTCGAAATTATTGACAATGCAGTTGTTGAAAGCAGAAAAAATAATAAGAAAACGCCGAATGAAACAATAGAGAAAAGATACTTTGTGGGGACTTCGGTAAAAATAAAACAAGCATATTCTATTGCTGAAAAAGTAGCCAGAACAGATGCTAACGTTTTAATTCTGGGAGAAAATGGAACCGGAAAATATGTCTTCGCCGATTTTATTCATCAGAATTCAGAGCGAAAAAAGCAGCCTTTTGTACATGTTGATTTAGGATCTCTAAGCGATAGTTTGTTCGAAAGTGAACTTTTTGGATACGCCAAAGGAGCTTTTACCGATGCAAAGACTGACACCCCCGGAAGATTTGAAATGGCTTCGGAAGGCACTATTTTTTTGGACGAAATCGGGAATATTCCATTACATCTTCAGGCTAAATTATTACATGTTTTACAAACCAAAACCGTAACCCGTTTGGGTGAAAGTAAAGCGAGGCCTTTAAATGTGAGGATTATTGCAGCCACAAACAGTGATATTAAGGCCGAGGTAAAAAACAAAACCTTTAGAGAAGATTTATTGTATCGAATCAATACGATGGAAATTCATTTACCATCGCTCCGGGAACGAAAAGATGATATTGTTCCGATGGCTGATTTTATTTTAGATAAGATTGCTGAGAAGTACCAACAGGAGAATTGGCGTTTTGAAGACAATGTGGCACCATATTTAGAAAAATACCCATGGAAAGGAAACATCCGTGAAATGGAAAACAAGATTGAACGTGCTTTGATTTTAGCTGAAAACAATACCATTTCTGTAACTGATTTGGATATTCTTGACTTTGATGAGCCAGATGAAACTGACGACAATCCATTGTTTGAAATGGAAAAAAATGCAATCGAAAAAGCATTGTTTAAACACAACGGAAACATTAGCAAGACGGCTGAAGAATTGGGTTTGTCCAGAGCCGCTTTATACAGAAGAATTGAAAAATACGATTTAAAGAATTTGTAA
- a CDS encoding sensor histidine kinase, whose translation MKNWKFYNALFIRVLLVMTLFFLCVFLIYKTFYYNAVLVGAFVVIVLFEMYFYIKNESLFYDKTLLSILQNDFSTNFPEENKKGNFKNLYLLYDTLKVQKQEQTSKELVYRSILNSIDTATLILEKENEEWDIFLMNDCFSNLFKVPKVSHWKYLKNYLPSLCDEIEKVEFAELKTAISIKIESQDLQTFMLQTSHTKTYNKEYFIILLDSIQRVIEKKEKEAWINLMKIISHELMNSLTPIRALSQNLLHIVDQEALEEEDFDDIKSSISTIINRSDHLQVFVENYRKLAMLPTPNKVMTPINALFEDCMRIMTPILKAENIELINEINSSRSILIDKNQMEQVIINLITNSVYALKDKSEKKMFLSSYSENNRFFIIISDNGKGIDPAIKDKVFLPFFTTRKDGAGIGLTLSKNIIEAHGGYLSYQTDEDKTNFVICLI comes from the coding sequence ATGAAAAACTGGAAGTTCTATAATGCTTTGTTTATAAGAGTTTTGTTGGTTATGACGCTCTTTTTTCTTTGCGTTTTTTTAATTTATAAGACGTTTTACTACAATGCAGTTTTAGTTGGTGCTTTTGTGGTCATAGTATTATTTGAGATGTATTTCTATATCAAAAATGAATCGTTGTTTTATGACAAAACATTGCTTTCGATCTTGCAAAATGATTTTTCGACCAATTTCCCGGAAGAGAATAAAAAGGGCAATTTCAAAAACCTGTACCTGTTGTACGATACTTTAAAAGTGCAGAAGCAGGAGCAGACCTCCAAAGAACTTGTTTATCGTTCGATTTTGAATAGTATAGACACAGCCACTTTGATTTTGGAAAAGGAGAATGAAGAATGGGATATTTTTTTGATGAACGATTGTTTCTCTAACCTCTTTAAAGTTCCAAAAGTCAGTCATTGGAAATACCTTAAAAATTATCTGCCGTCACTTTGTGATGAAATTGAAAAAGTAGAGTTTGCCGAGTTAAAAACAGCGATTTCGATTAAAATAGAATCACAAGACTTGCAGACTTTTATGCTGCAAACCTCCCATACCAAAACCTACAACAAAGAGTATTTTATTATTTTATTGGATAGTATTCAGCGTGTAATAGAGAAGAAAGAGAAGGAGGCGTGGATTAATTTAATGAAGATTATTTCGCACGAGTTAATGAATTCCTTGACGCCAATTCGTGCGCTTTCACAGAATTTACTCCACATTGTCGATCAGGAGGCACTCGAAGAAGAAGATTTTGATGATATCAAAAGCAGTATTTCGACGATCATAAACAGAAGTGATCATTTGCAGGTTTTTGTCGAAAATTATCGAAAACTGGCGATGTTGCCAACGCCAAATAAAGTAATGACCCCTATAAATGCGCTTTTTGAGGATTGTATGAGAATTATGACCCCCATTCTCAAGGCTGAAAATATCGAATTGATCAATGAAATTAATAGTTCACGTTCTATTCTGATTGATAAAAATCAAATGGAGCAAGTGATTATTAATCTAATTACCAACAGTGTTTATGCCTTGAAAGATAAAAGTGAAAAGAAAATGTTTTTGTCCAGTTACTCCGAGAACAATCGGTTTTTTATCATTATTTCAGATAACGGAAAAGGAATTGATCCAGCCATAAAAGACAAAGTTTTTCTGCCGTTTTTCACCACCAGAAAAGACGGCGCGGGAATTGGCTTAACGCTTTCTAAAAACATTATAGAAGCACATGGCGGTTATTTAAGTTATCAGACAGATGAAGATAAAACCAACTTTGTTATTTGTCTTATTTAA
- a CDS encoding MGMT family protein: MAEENFFERVYTIARQIPYGKVTSYGAIAKALGTARSARMVGWAMNACHDMDDIPAHRVVNRKGLLTGKHHFDGTNLMQQLLESEGIKVVNHQIIDFEKHFWQPEIEL; encoded by the coding sequence ATGGCTGAAGAGAATTTTTTCGAAAGAGTTTATACTATTGCCAGACAGATTCCTTACGGAAAAGTAACTTCGTATGGCGCTATTGCAAAAGCTTTAGGAACTGCTCGTTCTGCACGAATGGTGGGTTGGGCAATGAATGCCTGTCATGATATGGATGATATTCCCGCACATCGCGTTGTTAACCGAAAAGGGCTTCTGACCGGAAAACATCATTTTGACGGAACCAATCTAATGCAGCAATTACTCGAAAGCGAAGGGATTAAAGTCGTCAACCATCAGATTATAGATTTTGAGAAGCATTTTTGGCAGCCTGAGATAGAATTATAG
- a CDS encoding LysE family transporter, with the protein MALLTPLISGFIAAFIGIIPPGLINMTAAKINLKEGKKNALWFTVGAVLVILFQVSLAVLFARVIDNRPDVVTLLREVGFGIFSILTIYFLFIAKEPKAKKSKIKKSSKRSRFFLGMLLSGLNFFPIPYYVVVSVTLASYHLFAFENNIIFTFVLGSVLGSFMALYSYIAFFGRIEKKTDYMMRNMNTIIGSITGLISIATLFNILNYYFS; encoded by the coding sequence ATGGCATTACTTACTCCTTTAATTTCTGGTTTCATAGCTGCTTTCATTGGAATTATTCCGCCCGGATTAATCAACATGACAGCCGCTAAAATAAATCTAAAAGAAGGAAAAAAGAATGCTTTATGGTTTACTGTCGGGGCCGTACTGGTTATTTTATTTCAGGTTTCGCTGGCTGTTTTGTTTGCGCGCGTAATTGATAACCGTCCGGATGTTGTGACTTTATTACGTGAAGTTGGTTTTGGTATTTTTTCTATACTAACGATTTATTTTCTGTTTATAGCAAAAGAACCTAAAGCCAAAAAATCAAAAATTAAAAAGAGCAGCAAAAGAAGCCGCTTCTTTTTAGGCATGCTTCTTTCGGGTTTAAATTTCTTTCCGATTCCTTATTATGTGGTTGTGAGCGTCACTTTGGCCTCTTACCACCTTTTTGCCTTCGAAAACAACATTATCTTTACGTTTGTTTTAGGTTCTGTTTTGGGTTCCTTTATGGCTTTATACAGCTATATTGCTTTCTTCGGGAGAATCGAAAAGAAAACAGATTATATGATGCGAAACATGAATACCATCATTGGGAGTATCACCGGACTGATCTCTATTGCCACGCTTTTTAATATTCTAAATTACTATTTTAGTTAA
- the trmB gene encoding tRNA (guanosine(46)-N7)-methyltransferase TrmB, with protein sequence MGSKNKLKRFRENETFQNVFQPTREEVVGNLMPLRGKWNSDFFKNDNPLVLELGCGKGEYSVGLAEKYPNKNFVGIDIKGARFWRGAKTAVDTGLHNVAFVRTQIELINHIFADNEVDEIWITFPDPQIKYKRTKHRMTNSEFLQLYKKILKKDGVVNLKTDSEFMHGYTLGLLHGEGHEVLYANHNVYKNEGSPEEVTAFQTFYEKQYLEINKAITYIRFKIKD encoded by the coding sequence GTGGGAAGTAAAAATAAACTAAAAAGATTCAGAGAAAACGAAACATTTCAAAACGTTTTTCAACCAACCAGAGAAGAAGTTGTAGGCAATTTAATGCCCCTAAGAGGAAAATGGAATTCTGATTTCTTTAAAAATGACAATCCATTAGTTTTAGAATTAGGATGCGGAAAGGGTGAATATTCTGTTGGATTAGCAGAAAAATATCCCAACAAAAATTTTGTCGGAATTGATATCAAAGGGGCTCGTTTCTGGAGAGGTGCTAAAACTGCTGTAGATACCGGTTTGCATAATGTTGCTTTTGTTAGAACTCAAATCGAATTGATCAATCATATTTTTGCTGATAATGAAGTAGATGAAATCTGGATTACTTTTCCGGATCCGCAAATCAAATACAAAAGAACGAAACACAGAATGACAAACTCTGAGTTTTTGCAATTGTATAAAAAAATCCTTAAAAAAGACGGTGTTGTAAACCTTAAAACCGACAGTGAATTTATGCACGGGTATACCCTTGGATTATTACACGGTGAGGGACACGAGGTTCTATATGCGAATCACAATGTATACAAAAACGAAGGAAGTCCGGAAGAAGTTACTGCTTTTCAAACTTTCTATGAAAAACAATATTTAGAAATTAATAAGGCAATTACGTATATTCGTTTTAAAATTAAAGACTAA
- a CDS encoding ammonium transporter, with product MKIEKRWIISFIIISIVCITGAFWPTVTENNYVLSEFGTTDHIVTADVAWMLTSCCLVLIMTPGLSFFYGGMVGKKNVISTMLQSFICLGVVTLLWVTVGFSLAFGDPVGFGSGDHFYSFFGNPTTFAFMDYVGVLPHKKLASTIPFMLFALFQMKFAIIAPAIITGSFAERVRFISYLIFISLFTIFIYAPLCHVVWYPTGILGSYFGVKDFAGGTVVHMSSGFAALAGVLVLGKRKNSLHIPTNIPFVLLGTGMLWFGWFGFNAGSALAANGTAAMAFATTTTASAAAMLTWVFFDRMNGRKVSALGACIGAVVGLVSITPAAGYVSVPESMFFGFITALVSNSVVNCSLSRRFDDTLDVFACHGVGGIMGMILTAIFAHGENASLLHGGWNVFGHHMMALVLVSIFTFFGAYFLFKVTNFIIPLRVSEENEHIGLDLSQHDETLDPKLLAVAEVEYH from the coding sequence ATGAAAATAGAAAAACGCTGGATCATTTCCTTTATTATTATCAGTATTGTTTGTATTACAGGAGCCTTTTGGCCCACTGTTACAGAAAACAATTATGTATTGTCTGAATTTGGCACCACCGATCATATCGTTACTGCCGATGTTGCCTGGATGTTGACATCCTGTTGTCTGGTTTTGATTATGACTCCGGGATTGTCTTTCTTTTATGGTGGAATGGTTGGCAAGAAAAACGTTATTTCGACTATGCTGCAGAGTTTTATCTGTTTGGGTGTTGTAACACTTTTATGGGTAACAGTAGGTTTCAGTCTGGCTTTTGGTGATCCTGTCGGTTTTGGCTCAGGAGACCATTTTTACAGTTTCTTTGGCAATCCGACCACTTTTGCTTTTATGGATTATGTGGGTGTTCTTCCGCATAAAAAACTGGCCAGTACGATTCCGTTTATGTTATTTGCTTTGTTTCAAATGAAGTTTGCCATAATTGCTCCGGCGATTATTACGGGTTCATTTGCAGAACGCGTTCGTTTTATTTCGTATTTAATTTTTATCAGCTTATTTACTATTTTCATATACGCCCCATTATGCCACGTGGTTTGGTATCCGACCGGTATTTTGGGAAGTTATTTTGGTGTGAAAGATTTCGCCGGAGGAACTGTAGTACACATGAGTTCGGGTTTTGCAGCACTGGCCGGAGTTTTGGTTTTGGGAAAAAGAAAAAACAGTCTGCACATCCCCACTAATATTCCTTTCGTATTATTAGGAACGGGTATGTTGTGGTTTGGCTGGTTCGGATTCAACGCCGGTTCTGCACTTGCTGCCAACGGAACGGCCGCAATGGCATTTGCGACCACCACTACCGCATCGGCAGCGGCAATGTTAACCTGGGTTTTCTTTGACAGAATGAACGGCAGGAAAGTTTCGGCTTTGGGAGCTTGTATCGGAGCGGTTGTCGGATTGGTTTCTATAACGCCCGCTGCGGGTTATGTTTCGGTTCCTGAGAGTATGTTTTTTGGATTTATTACGGCTTTGGTCTCCAATTCTGTAGTTAATTGTAGTCTTTCCAGAAGATTTGATGATACGCTTGATGTTTTTGCCTGCCATGGTGTTGGCGGAATTATGGGAATGATTCTGACTGCTATCTTTGCTCATGGCGAAAATGCCAGTTTATTACATGGTGGTTGGAATGTCTTTGGGCATCACATGATGGCATTGGTTTTGGTTTCGATCTTTACTTTCTTCGGGGCGTATTTCCTGTTCAAAGTAACCAATTTCATTATTCCGTTGCGTGTTTCTGAAGAAAACGAACATATTGGTTTGGACTTATCACAACATGACGAAACACTCGATCCAAAATTATTAGCGGTCGCGGAAGTAGAATATCATTAA
- a CDS encoding nuclear transport factor 2 family protein — translation MKKALLLLLFITTFTNAQNAEKDKINQILNSWHKAAADVKFDAYFDLMAEDAIFIGTDATENWVKPDFKTWAKPFFDKGTTWNFTTLERHIFFDKSGKTAWFDELLNTQMKICRGSGVLVKVGKEWKIQHYVLSMTVPNDEVDAAIKIKAPIEDVLIAKLQKK, via the coding sequence ATGAAAAAAGCACTGTTACTCCTACTCTTCATCACCACTTTTACGAATGCCCAAAATGCCGAAAAAGACAAAATCAATCAAATACTAAACAGTTGGCACAAAGCAGCTGCCGATGTAAAATTTGATGCATATTTTGATTTAATGGCCGAAGATGCCATTTTTATTGGTACAGACGCCACCGAAAATTGGGTAAAACCAGACTTTAAAACATGGGCAAAACCCTTCTTCGACAAAGGAACAACTTGGAATTTCACCACCTTAGAACGTCATATCTTTTTTGACAAATCCGGAAAAACAGCTTGGTTTGATGAATTACTAAATACCCAAATGAAAATTTGCCGCGGATCGGGTGTTTTGGTAAAAGTTGGGAAAGAATGGAAAATTCAACATTATGTTTTATCCATGACTGTTCCGAATGACGAAGTTGATGCTGCTATTAAAATAAAAGCTCCAATTGAAGACGTATTAATCGCAAAACTTCAGAAAAAATAA